The DNA window tgatgttaacaaacgaatttgttccttcagtaagccgttcatttgttcaactaacccggcagcctgcgggtaataaggaatatggtggacccataaaataccgttgtcatttgcccaatcacagattgctttcccggagaagtgcgagccattatcagagtgaatctcctctggaacatcataacgataaatcaaatggtttagtccttggatagtgctagcttggtcggccgtcttggtgggaaaagtaaaaaccaggcccgaaaaggtgtcaaccattactaggacgtaatatttacccatacagtctagcatggggcctatgtaatcaatttgccagaccgcagctgagtgagcaccccgttttatttggccatgcggaccaggtggaacggtatggaacttcacaagccgacattctgggcatgtacgtacgttcatgcggacatcatcctgatggacggataaagcatgtgtacgggaccacatagctgatcccttctcccccaaatgaccactctgttcatgtgcccattgagccagggggacggtatcagcacagctgatagtggcaagctgatctgctactgcattatgttgagccatgttagtcgccatattggtatgggcatcaacgtgataaacggttatctcacgatggtgggaagcatcccacaacagctgccacaactctttgccccatactgggcggtcatgtatcatccagttgttcttttgcaaatcaggcatccataccacaagtccattagccaaagcccaggaatcagtaaacaggcgaagagggtgatcatggggatctagtggtaaagtgactgccttcaactcatcatactgactggagccaccatccccctcctccgataactgagttcctgacctgggatggtaagccacctgttcgtgtacgtggcccaccccttcaggccctctggtcgcatgactctgaatataccacttccatttaacaatagaagactgctgagcccgcccgatctttagattagcatcattagccaggacccaattcattataggaagtgcaggtcgcaattgaacatctgcatcacctgtcattctttcagtctctagcagggcccagtaacaggctaggaactgttgttcaaaaacagaataacgagcggcagcctcgggcatggtacgtgaccagaatcccagcgggactcggcgaccctcttgtttctgccagaggctccaggaggccacatcatcaatataatggtgaattgagagggaaggcgatactggaaggtgggtgaaggtatactggcgccccttccaggtaaaggcgaactgatcctgtgagtcctcagctataagaatactgaagaaggcgttagcgagatcaatgacagcataccatgttcctgagttcccagtagcaatgttttcaataagggtgacaatgtccggaactgctgaagcaagtggtggggcatgtttgttcaaaaatcgataatcaactgtcattctccaggagccgtccggcttctggactggccaaacagggctattaaagggcgacgttgcgggcctcactaccccttcttcttgcagagcatcgatggtggcagtaatctcttcctgccccccagggagacgatattgtggaatgcacactggtttcatgggggctggcaccatcacaggatcccacttagcctgacccactactagtttttttgtaatagttcgaattccaaattcaaatcccccttggctaatattaagggccataccggccaacatattaatacccaggatacactcgtcagtagcagccaccagggcatgtaaccagacaggggaagggctatcacccaccatggcacagacttttatttcctttgccagggtgaccgctcctcccaacccctctattcgaaaggccggtccagtccagaggtcgggattaccaggaatcaccgagtgctctgcaccggtgtcgaccaaagccaagtattggcgatcattacccccaccccagtggattgttaacggtatgtagggctgcggatccccgtgtgtgcgccgtgtctcgatggggtagacacgggaatcctgcccacaccttcaggcttcagaagggttcgggggcttccaggaccacatgctattgttatctttaagagcctgtttaacccattgttttacctcatcatgaataactgaagcaggagaagccagctcgatagaagcagcagtgggagcagaaagcacagctgggccaggaggactcagcagctggggatgatgttcccctgctttttgcctaaatcgatctccaatggcagccagctcttttacagagaaatcacggatcattgactccttccgacccctgttcccactttggctcacagggtcctccacccagtctaggggaggaggtggaggccatccaacagagggagtaggccatagagcataatcaggggtttgggtattttcccctgggtccacatgggaaaccggggtatctatcccttccatctctacccttacatcatccccccttctgtctgtttgggaaatctgctgccttatagggcgggcgtgaacagcagatggagagggtagtatgttagacacatgctgaggagtatctgcattattaccattgtcattccagatattcccatcccaatcctcaattacatcaggatcgtcaccattccttatcatggcatgattACGATATGGATTGGGTTCTActtcatgcctttccttatctgcacagagctgctgccggagtttaatattacggcaaatcatttggacatgcttatcttcccattctttggctctgtcctgactggtgcgaacaatctcgctcatcatggaacagcattgtcgcaggacttctagctcctcctctaattgctttcttttgcactgagattctacttctctttgaattaattctgcttcacgctgaacggagtggcgtaatgctgtggccagcaaccaaaaaccattcgtcagcgttccctttttatcaggaaatttactttctcgaaggagagtggcaacccgctctcccagaggtgcacttgatgagtctaacttctcatcccaactaatgggtggtcccaacaaagacaaggtattggccaacatgccaaacccatcgtctttggaagtccatccaggaatcaagaactgctcagggctcacctctttctttcggcgaaacatcttgagaccaaccctgctcgcagcgccaattgtcttgggtaaacttatacctctcattttgttcattttagattggtcacagtgtttgagctaccgaaagaaaatagacacacacaccgagagcagttcagtttatacaaatgtttattactaattcaaaagctgatttcacactacaatatgcaagcccttcccaactatacttatcaacgcttggactggtcccaactgccgaagcgaggcaacaactgcacacttgtagtaggttgtcagggcgctggtagcagcttctccacctcccccgaccgggacgttgctcggactctggctgttcttccttcttgacaaggggtgttcccacccctcggagagtctaaacttcagcagcaggaccacaggcttatataccccaaaaacaattaatcatgcgcctactccttctaatatttgtcagtcaaaatcaaaactgaacattacattctacaatttagaagattaattattctggaaccaggatgttataacttcctggtttatctcgtagatacaaagacttattaaaacttctcgagcaagacaggttgtgaccaattcgtcaatttcagagtgttgcatttgacaactgctttccctgggcctcacagtggaattccatttcaaagtgtatcttcagataagtccccatggctgagtttaattacatctgctagttctgaaagtaaggtgacctgcgtgtggacccagtgtcgtcagttccacataagcaaaaagcatctgggtacatggttttaatcctccattacagcaagatttttatgcttttttttaacttcataCTTTTCTCATTCAACATGTGATATAATCAACCCTAAATTATCAGCATGCAATTTATATGCagtttattttgcatcattttCCTTTTGTTTCGTTTAATCGGGGGCAATTCTCCAGCCGAATTCCGTGCAACTTACTGCCATACCGAGTAGTTGGTGCGATCTCTACGCAAGATTTAAAGGGAAGTGGGAAAGGAACAAACAAAGATGGTATCAGATGTAGAGAAACAGAAGGGACTCTAGTGAACCATAAAGATTTGCATTGACTAATGGGGTCAATGGCCAGTTTTCATGTGTATTATTCATGTAATCTTCTGTCAACAAACACTTCAAATTTGCAACTGTTTTGTGACCATACATTTTGCATTCTTTTCTCTTATTAAGATAATAaacattattcaaaatattatttcttgatatacagtaaaatccccattatccataattcaagcaaccagcagcctcatgcaactgacaaaaaataaataggtaaattatACGAAAGCATTTAGTTCACCAGTCATGCAACACACGGTCTCAagcaaatacacttatctggcatttatcAATCCCtattggtgccagataccagggttttactgtagttgtgAAAAGAGCACCTTTGCTGTCAATAAAGCAATTTTCAGGCATGATCACTCCGCTAATGTTAACTTTGTGATGAGATTAACCAATCAAAACAATAACATGTCCCACGATTTTTCTGCATCTTCCCCAATCTTGAAATATTTGAGACTTCTGAAAGATTGCCCGTtaattcttctaccctccaggagaaaaaaaatggggagACTGAGTACCATACGCACAATTTATAGgcaatttataaaattcagtaaagaaaaataaagtttttCAACAATGCTGTAGAATAACTTGATAGGATAATAATGAAGTAATGGAGTtgagatttaattttatttccccACCATCTGTTGTCCGATCAGTCTCTGTGGCCCTTTTATTTACTTCTGCAGAATCCGAATCAACGAGTTACAAATTTCATAAAATACGTATCTTGGGTTTCATGAAACCCAAAGGGACTTGTCTCAAGCTCTCCCCTATTGCAGTAACGCACTTCTTTGAAATTATGCAGGTGACAAAAATGCCTGAACCAACAGCACATGCAGTTTTAAAATTCTAGATGGGCACTAATTGAACTGTAAATGATGCTTAAAACCATTATATTAAAAGTAGAAATTAAACATACAGAGAAGCTAATGATCAATTCATTTAATTTGCTCCCAAACCtgctgccagaagattggagTGTTGCATTTTTTGAGAAAAGTGTTTAATTAGCTCATAGaagtcttattttttttaaataagaggtAAAGTGATTTCAAAGAAACAAGAACAGTGTATATCtggattattttctttgtttatcTAGTTCCACCTGGAGCAAAATTGGGAAATAAAGATGAGAGAATTTGAATGGGTCTGTGATGTGCTGCTCTGAACAGTTTATCTGGACCCTCTAAATCTCGCCTACCCATGTCATCATTTGCACTGTCCTATTCATTCGTCTCACTAATGCTGCTACATTGATTCCTCATCCATTAAAGATGTGAGTTTGAAATGCGCATCCGAGCACTCAGATCATTCTTCTTTCCCAACTCTGTGAACATCAAAAGCTCTGCAGTCTTTCAAATGAGGCCTTCTGGCCAATCTTTTGTTTCCCCTTGACTGGAGCCAGAGTCTCAACTATTAGCACCCCAAACTCATGTTTTCACTCACTTAATCATTCCACCTTgttctatttttcttctttaaaacGCAGCgtaaaacatttatttaaacaAGCATGTGCGTTGATATCAATGAGCATACCATGTACTTTCTGATGACATGAGCAAAATTCTTGTTCGGCAACTCAGGAACAGCACAAGATGTAAGCAGTAAATCAGGTTTAAATGAGAGCAGAGCACAAATTTGCCTTGGTATCATGGAGGTGTGTTCTTAAAATATCCCCCCTCTTGGCCTTCGGCTATCACTTGCatgtagggtggccattccaaatgAG is part of the Narcine bancroftii isolate sNarBan1 chromosome 12, sNarBan1.hap1, whole genome shotgun sequence genome and encodes:
- the LOC138746778 gene encoding uncharacterized protein: MVGDSPSPVWLHALVAATDECILGINMLAGMALNISQGGFEFGIRTITKKLVVGQAKWDPVMVPAPMKPVCIPQYRLPGGQEEITATIDALQEEGVVRPATSPFNSPVWPVQKPDGSWRMTVDYRFLNKHAPPLASAVPDIVTLIENIATGNSGTWYAVIDLANAFFSILIAEDSQDQFAFTWKGRQYTFTHLPVSPSLSIHHYIDDVASWSLWQKQEGRRVPLGFWSRTMPEAAARYSVFEQQFLACYWALLETERMTGDADVQLRPALPIMNWVLANDANLKIGRAQQSSIVKWKWYIQSHATRGPEGVGHVHEQVAYHPRSGTQLSEEGDGGSSQYDELKAVTLPLDPHDHPLRLFTDSWALANGLVVWMPDLQKNNWMIHDRPVWGKELWQLLWDASHHREITVYHVDAHTNMATNMAQHNAVADQLATISCADTVPLAQWAHEQSGHLGEKGSAMWSRTHALSVHQDDVRMNVRTCPECRLVKFHTVPPGPHGQIKRGAHSAAVWQIDYIGPMLDCMGKYYVLVMVDTFSGLVFTFPTKTADQASTIQGLNHLIYRYDVPEEIHSDNGSHFSGKAICDWANDNGILWVHHIPYYPQAAGLVEQMNGLLKEQIRLLTSLGTQKGWCHVLQQAVDNLNHRPLKEGSPFYTPGDLA